The following are from one region of the Methanomassiliicoccales archaeon LGM-DZ1 genome:
- a CDS encoding methyltransferase cognate corrinoid protein produces MSQELNDRAIKAVMTYNINESKKVAQDALDQGADLVDLIQNGYTVGINKVGDLYEQKKLFLPHIMAAANAMNAGVDLLTPHLGDKSDKTESLGKFVICTIEGDIHSIGKDIVAIMLKVAGFDVINLGRDIPLKQIAQAVADNNAVAVGTSALMTSTMVNQKAFEEIMKKQGLKGKCLTNVGGAPVTQDWADEIGADVYSENAQDCVAKMVKAVKG; encoded by the coding sequence ATGAGTCAGGAACTTAACGACAGGGCCATCAAAGCTGTGATGACCTACAACATCAACGAGTCCAAGAAAGTCGCCCAGGACGCCCTCGACCAGGGAGCGGACCTCGTCGACCTGATCCAGAACGGATACACCGTCGGCATCAACAAGGTCGGAGACCTCTACGAGCAGAAGAAGCTCTTCCTCCCCCACATCATGGCCGCCGCTAACGCCATGAACGCGGGAGTCGACCTGCTGACCCCCCACCTCGGCGACAAGTCGGACAAGACCGAGTCCCTCGGCAAGTTCGTCATCTGCACCATCGAGGGAGACATCCACTCGATCGGGAAGGACATCGTCGCCATCATGCTGAAGGTCGCCGGGTTCGATGTCATCAACCTCGGCAGGGACATCCCCCTGAAGCAGATCGCCCAGGCCGTCGCCGACAACAACGCCGTCGCCGTCGGGACCTCCGCCCTCATGACCTCCACCATGGTCAACCAGAAGGCCTTCGAGGAGATCATGAAGAAGCAGGGACTCAAGGGCAAGTGCCTCACCAACGTCGGCGGGGCCCCTGTCACCCAGGACTGGGCCGACGAGATCGGAGCGGATGTCTACTCCGAGAACGCCCAGGACTGCGTTGCCAAGATGGTCAAGGCCGTGAAGGGCTGA
- a CDS encoding DMT family transporter, with product MAENIKPQANPADYRPNETPVDIETLVKADHKKKIRFGLIMGILCALYWGVWYVPGYAVYDLPDLLNSLSANLTENHPSLSTDANTLMVCVFLTGLNAIACALVLFIWNGALGKLPEFHRTLVEFKAASKYFLLAGICGACAVSGTYIAATFLSPGFAAIAGLLYPIIGTTMSVLYLKQKVSKRGYLAIIVLLAGGITLYSGTLIAGNTDSSNPTLGAIGGIMAAVGWGFEGVVAGKALDICEPDVGLHLRFCFEALFWIIVMLIFTGCGYNLFYSIGDVFGDPADFVVVLMLGLSFAWCYVTWYKSFPFLGVARGQAVGSLYAACAVIFLIIFFGPEDALGYDDDSMALIVGSTIAGLIICLIGSFLIATEDSEGLVSLRAENEPADENGHAANTVEPMDDHGKIIRKAPIKFRLMQILENGGPQWSYEVVDKLCEEYGMKSEHDKHMVNYDLIEMTSAGFLREEGYEIDTEGKLNKDHLLVKYAITDLGITTIDELKTKVRHYE from the coding sequence ATGGCAGAGAACATCAAGCCTCAGGCTAATCCGGCCGATTACAGGCCGAACGAAACGCCTGTCGATATCGAGACCCTCGTGAAGGCGGATCACAAGAAGAAGATCCGTTTCGGTCTCATCATGGGAATCCTTTGCGCGCTGTACTGGGGAGTGTGGTATGTCCCCGGGTACGCCGTATACGACCTTCCCGACCTTCTCAACAGTCTTTCAGCTAATCTCACAGAGAACCATCCCAGCCTCAGCACGGATGCGAACACGCTCATGGTATGCGTGTTCCTCACCGGCCTCAACGCCATCGCCTGCGCTCTGGTGCTGTTCATCTGGAACGGCGCCCTGGGAAAGCTCCCCGAGTTCCACAGGACCCTTGTGGAGTTTAAGGCGGCCAGCAAGTACTTCCTCCTCGCGGGGATCTGCGGCGCCTGTGCTGTCTCGGGAACTTATATCGCTGCAACTTTCCTCAGCCCCGGTTTCGCGGCCATCGCCGGCCTGCTGTATCCTATAATCGGGACCACTATGTCCGTCCTGTACCTGAAGCAGAAGGTCTCCAAGAGGGGATACCTGGCTATCATCGTGCTGCTGGCGGGCGGTATCACTCTCTACTCCGGAACCCTCATCGCCGGGAACACCGACAGCTCCAACCCCACGCTCGGAGCGATCGGAGGTATCATGGCGGCAGTCGGATGGGGATTCGAAGGTGTCGTCGCCGGAAAGGCGCTCGATATCTGCGAGCCCGATGTCGGGCTTCACCTCAGGTTCTGCTTCGAGGCGCTCTTCTGGATCATCGTCATGCTCATCTTCACCGGATGCGGCTACAACCTGTTCTACTCCATCGGAGATGTCTTCGGCGACCCCGCGGACTTCGTCGTCGTGCTCATGCTGGGTCTTTCCTTTGCATGGTGCTACGTCACGTGGTACAAGTCGTTCCCGTTCCTGGGAGTGGCCAGAGGGCAGGCCGTCGGAAGCCTGTACGCCGCCTGCGCGGTCATCTTCCTGATCATCTTCTTCGGACCCGAGGACGCACTCGGATACGATGACGATTCTATGGCGCTCATCGTCGGCTCGACCATCGCCGGGCTGATCATCTGCCTCATCGGGAGCTTCCTCATCGCCACCGAAGACAGCGAAGGGCTCGTCAGCCTCAGGGCCGAGAACGAGCCTGCCGATGAGAACGGGCACGCTGCGAACACCGTCGAGCCTATGGACGACCACGGCAAGATCATCAGGAAGGCGCCGATCAAGTTCCGCCTGATGCAGATCCTCGAGAACGGGGGCCCGCAGTGGAGCTACGAGGTCGTCGACAAGCTGTGCGAAGAGTACGGCATGAAGTCCGAGCACGACAAGCACATGGTGAACTACGACCTGATCGAGATGACCTCGGCCGGATTCCTCAGGGAAGAAGGCTACGAGATCGACACCGAGGGCAAGCTGAACAAGGACCACCTCCTCGTGAAGTACGCCATCACCGATCTCGGGATCACCACCATCGACGAGCTCAAGACGAAGGTGAGACACTATGAGTAA